A single genomic interval of Helianthus annuus cultivar XRQ/B chromosome 13, HanXRQr2.0-SUNRISE, whole genome shotgun sequence harbors:
- the LOC110902176 gene encoding putative nuclease HARBI1, translating to MSRRLFTRIANDLAGLDPFFTQRPDARNYEGFTTLQKCTAAIRQLAYGTVADALDEYLQMSARTTRECLYRFCHNVVKLYSKKYLRKPNAYDVQQLYQAHEARHGFPGMLGSIDCMHWGWHNCPTAWRGQYTRGDHGYPTVILEAVASQDLWIWHSFFGLPGSLNDLNVLYQSAIFTDVVNGTGPDTRFTVSGVEYRRGYYLADGIYPSWSTIVKTIPYPEDEKRKKFAKRQEAARKDIERAFGVLQKKWAIVAQPARAFTPKRLCLCMYACILLHNMIIEDEGRAICEYDENASWGNTVPVDPPQQDLNSFSLTNDFTHANLQQDLVEHIWNNVNMVDGDGAEDEDE from the coding sequence ATGAGTCGCCGCTTATTCACAAGGATTGCCAATGATTTGGCGGGGCTAGACCCGTTTTTCACGCAACGTCCTGATGCTAGAAATTATGAAGGGTTTACAACGTTACAAAAGTGTACtgcggccattcgccaactggcGTACGGGACAGTGGCCGACGCTTTGGACGAGTACTTACAGATGTCGGCAAGAACTACGCGGGAATGTTTGTATCGGTTTTGCCATAATGTGGTGAAACTGTATAGCAAAAAATATTTGCGGAAACCAAACGCGTATGATGTTCAACAGTTGTACCAAGCTCATGAAGCAAGGCACGGGTTTCCGGGAATGCTTGGTAGCATTGATTGTATGCATTGGGGGTGGCATAATTGCCCGACTGCGTGGCGCGGCCAATATACGCGAGGTGATCACGGCTATCCAACCGTGATACTTGAAGCCGTGGCATCACAAGATTTGTGGATATGGCATTCTTTCTTTGGTCTCCCTGGTTCACTCAACGACCTCAACGTGTTATACCAATCGGCCATCTTTACCGATGTCGTTAATGGAACCGGTCCGGACACACGTTTTACAGTTTCTGGGGTTGAGTATAGACGTGGGTATTATCTTGCTGACGGGATATATCCGTCTTGGTCTACAATTGTAAAGACTATTCCGTATCCCGAGGacgaaaaaaggaaaaaattcgCCAAGCGTCAAGAAGCTGCAAGAAAAGACATCGAACGTGCTTTTGGTGTCTTACAAAAAAAATGGGCCATCGTTGCACAACCGGCACGTGCGTTCACACCAAAAAGGTTGTGTCTTTGTATGTACGCTTGCATTTTGCTCCATAACATGATTATTGAAGACGAAGGTCGGGCGATTTGTGAGTATGATGAGAATGCATCTTGGGGGAACACTGTCCCGGTTGATCCCCCACaacaggatttaaactcgttcTCGCTAACAAACGACTTCACGCATGCAAACCTTCAACAAGATTTGGTAGAACATATTTGGAACAACGTTAACATGGTGGACGGTGACGGAGCCGAAGACGAAGACGAGTAG